In Paenibacillus kyungheensis, the following are encoded in one genomic region:
- a CDS encoding SDR family oxidoreductase, whose protein sequence is MKALFIGGTGIISSAITQQLLTTDCELYLLNRGNRNQDLPANAHLLQADINNEQQVAALIADLEFDVVADFIAFEPSQLERDYRLFAGKTKQFIFISSASAYQSPPADYRINEGTPLSNPYWKYSRNKIDCEDYLMKMYREHHFPVTIIRPSHTYDERSIPMGVHGSEGSWQVAKRMLENKPVIIHGDGTSLWTMTHNTDFAKGFIGLMGNIQAIGEAVQITSDESLTWNQIYGAVADALGVKLNAVYVSSTFLDACSTEDYRGSLLGDKANSVVFDNSKLKRLVPDFVATTRFDQGVKQVVNHILNHPELQKEDPEFDTWCDKVITALENAVQSVRS, encoded by the coding sequence ATGAAAGCGCTATTTATTGGAGGTACAGGGATTATCAGTTCGGCGATCACGCAACAATTGTTAACCACTGATTGCGAATTGTATCTGCTGAATCGAGGAAATCGTAATCAAGATTTACCTGCTAATGCACATCTGTTGCAAGCAGATATTAATAATGAACAGCAAGTAGCAGCATTGATTGCAGATCTAGAATTTGATGTTGTTGCTGATTTTATTGCATTTGAACCTTCTCAGTTGGAACGAGATTATCGACTATTTGCAGGTAAAACAAAGCAATTTATCTTTATCAGCTCCGCTTCTGCGTACCAGTCCCCACCTGCGGATTATCGCATTAATGAAGGCACTCCTTTATCCAATCCCTATTGGAAATATTCACGTAACAAAATCGATTGTGAAGATTATTTGATGAAAATGTATCGTGAACACCATTTCCCGGTCACGATTATACGTCCAAGCCATACGTATGATGAACGTTCGATTCCTATGGGTGTACATGGTAGTGAAGGAAGCTGGCAAGTCGCCAAGCGGATGCTAGAAAATAAACCGGTAATTATTCATGGAGACGGTACATCGTTGTGGACGATGACTCATAATACTGATTTTGCCAAAGGATTTATCGGGTTGATGGGTAATATTCAAGCGATTGGAGAAGCGGTACAGATCACATCAGATGAATCGCTGACCTGGAATCAGATTTATGGAGCAGTGGCAGATGCGCTTGGTGTGAAGCTGAATGCAGTCTATGTCTCTTCTACATTTTTGGATGCTTGCAGTACAGAAGATTATCGTGGAAGTCTGCTTGGAGACAAAGCCAATTCGGTTGTATTTGACAATAGTAAGCTTAAACGGCTAGTACCTGACTTTGTAGCTACGACTCGCTTCGATCAAGGAGTGAAGCAGGTAGTGAATCATATCCTGAATCATCCTGAATTGCAAAAAGAAGATCCTGAATTTGATACATGGTGCGATAAAGTGATTACAGCTTTGGAAAATGCGGTTCAATCTGTTCGTTCTTAA
- a CDS encoding response regulator transcription factor, whose product MRILIVEDEQHLAEALTQILKKNHYSVDAVHDGRTGLDYAQSGIYDLLLLDIMMPEMDGISVLKTLRQQGVATPVILLTAKGEITDKVIGLDYGADDYIAKPFSSEELLARIRAALRRKGEVLPEDGLRFGDIQLNTANLKLSVNGKEMKLNLKENELLELLITRKQGVTSKEQIIEKLWGFDSDVEYNNVEVYISFLRKKLNFLHSQVKINTIRGVGYVLEEVTS is encoded by the coding sequence ATGCGAATATTAATAGTAGAAGATGAACAGCATTTAGCAGAAGCGTTAACCCAAATTTTGAAAAAAAATCATTATTCCGTTGATGCGGTACATGATGGTCGTACAGGGCTGGATTATGCCCAAAGTGGGATCTATGATCTGTTATTACTGGATATTATGATGCCCGAAATGGACGGGATCAGCGTTCTCAAAACTTTACGTCAGCAAGGCGTAGCAACACCTGTTATTTTGCTGACCGCTAAAGGTGAGATTACCGATAAAGTGATCGGACTGGATTATGGCGCAGATGATTATATCGCTAAGCCTTTTTCATCGGAAGAATTGTTAGCTCGTATTCGGGCTGCACTCCGTCGTAAAGGAGAAGTCTTACCCGAAGATGGACTCCGATTTGGAGATATTCAATTAAATACAGCCAATCTCAAGCTATCGGTGAATGGCAAAGAAATGAAGTTAAATCTAAAAGAAAATGAGTTGTTAGAACTTCTTATCACTCGCAAGCAAGGAGTCACTTCCAAAGAACAGATTATCGAAAAGTTATGGGGATTTGATTCGGATGTAGAGTACAACAATGTGGAAGTGTATATTTCTTTTTTACGGAAAAAACTGAACTTCTTGCATTCCCAAGTTAAGATTAATACGATTCGTGGAGTCGGTTATGTATTAGAAGAGGTGACTTCTTAA
- a CDS encoding sensor histidine kinase yields the protein MFNKLRNRFLIVNLVTISVLMLIAFASIYTITYRNAQNDIRSELSRIANIAPRNFDNGQNPPGGGDMNNPGGMNGNGQPVDDTFTERSLSFSIEIDSNWKMTATHSPFDMDTTLYQSALAEAKAINKNNGQFKLDNSDWAFIKQPISTGYKLIFLDVTAQQDILKNLIYTFAVVGLIMLVALYFTSRFFANRSIYPVKEAFDKQKQFIADASHELKTPLAIINTNADVLLSNREETIESQARWLEYIKLETERMARLTNDLLYLTEMDDSRTSMVYTPFDLSETVERIILTMEAVIFEKELTLDYEIEPNLIVQGSQEQIHQVIMIVLDNAIKYANSQGTITISLTHQQQEVLLNVTNTGEGIAPEHLTRIFDRFYRTDTSRARKQGGYGLGLAIARSIVDQHEGKLYATSVVGESTTFHLLFNAV from the coding sequence ATGTTCAACAAGCTTCGTAATCGATTTCTGATTGTTAATCTCGTGACGATTTCGGTATTGATGCTAATCGCCTTTGCTTCGATCTATACGATTACGTATCGGAACGCTCAAAATGATATCCGTAGTGAGTTATCTCGCATTGCTAACATCGCTCCGCGGAACTTCGATAATGGACAGAATCCTCCAGGTGGAGGGGATATGAACAATCCCGGCGGGATGAATGGAAATGGTCAACCTGTAGACGATACATTTACAGAACGTTCGTTATCTTTTTCTATCGAAATCGATAGTAACTGGAAAATGACAGCCACCCATTCTCCATTTGATATGGATACTACTTTGTATCAATCTGCTCTAGCAGAAGCGAAAGCGATTAACAAAAACAATGGACAATTTAAGCTCGATAATAGTGACTGGGCATTTATCAAGCAACCTATCAGCACAGGGTATAAGCTTATTTTTCTAGATGTAACAGCGCAACAAGATATCTTAAAAAATCTGATCTATACATTTGCTGTAGTAGGATTAATTATGTTGGTCGCGTTGTATTTCACCAGCCGCTTTTTTGCCAATCGTTCGATTTATCCGGTTAAAGAAGCTTTTGATAAACAAAAGCAATTTATCGCCGATGCTTCACATGAACTCAAAACACCGCTGGCGATTATTAATACGAATGCTGATGTGCTGTTATCTAATCGCGAGGAAACGATCGAAAGTCAGGCTAGATGGCTAGAGTATATCAAGTTAGAAACAGAGCGTATGGCTCGCTTAACCAACGATCTATTGTATTTGACAGAAATGGACGATTCTCGAACTTCGATGGTATATACGCCATTTGATCTGAGTGAAACGGTAGAACGGATTATATTAACGATGGAAGCTGTTATTTTCGAAAAAGAATTAACACTGGATTATGAGATTGAGCCGAATCTTATAGTACAAGGTAGCCAAGAACAGATTCATCAGGTGATTATGATTGTTCTGGATAATGCGATCAAATATGCTAATTCTCAAGGAACAATTACGATCTCACTTACACATCAGCAACAGGAAGTTTTATTGAATGTGACCAATACTGGCGAAGGGATTGCGCCAGAACATCTTACCCGTATTTTTGATCGCTTTTACCGAACAGATACTTCACGTGCTCGTAAGCAAGGCGGTTATGGATTAGGACTTGCTATTGCACGCTCTATTGTCGATCAGCATGAAGGCAAGTTGTATGCTACTAGCGTCGTAGGAGAGTCGACCACTTTTCATTTACTATTCAATGCGGTCTGA
- a CDS encoding diacylglycerol/lipid kinase family protein, with translation MKATIIINPSSGKEQALEYVKKAEDILSEQGYHVTVNETAKELDATQFCTDACKECHDLVVSIGGDGTLHETINGLMDQDYRPKLAVIPLGTVNDFARALQIPLNPDQAIETLRSSHVKNVDMGKLNDQLFANVIAAGSLAEALSSVPSEDKSKLGAFAYFRDGMKELMSNSASPLKIEHDGEIWEGEAPLFLAALTNSVGGFESMVPDAEVDDGLLHCFIMTNLNMFNTLTAGLSLLLGNLKEHKDVIYFTAKHVKVSSTDPVKTNVDGEEGPPLPVDLRIIPGHIRVVVPEES, from the coding sequence ATGAAGGCAACGATCATTATTAATCCATCTTCAGGTAAAGAACAAGCCTTAGAATATGTCAAAAAAGCAGAAGATATTCTCAGCGAACAAGGATACCATGTCACAGTCAACGAGACTGCCAAAGAATTAGATGCTACTCAATTCTGCACAGACGCTTGTAAAGAGTGTCATGATCTGGTCGTATCGATTGGTGGAGATGGTACTCTGCACGAGACGATTAATGGATTGATGGATCAAGACTATCGTCCGAAATTAGCGGTTATTCCACTTGGAACAGTCAATGATTTTGCACGTGCTCTTCAGATTCCATTGAACCCTGATCAAGCGATAGAGACACTGCGATCTTCTCATGTCAAAAATGTAGATATGGGTAAATTAAATGATCAATTATTTGCCAATGTGATCGCTGCTGGTTCTCTGGCAGAAGCATTATCGTCTGTTCCTTCTGAAGACAAATCCAAATTAGGCGCATTTGCTTATTTTAGAGATGGGATGAAAGAATTGATGAGCAATTCGGCTTCTCCTTTAAAAATCGAACACGACGGCGAAATTTGGGAAGGGGAAGCTCCTCTTTTTCTAGCGGCACTTACCAACTCGGTTGGAGGATTCGAAAGTATGGTTCCTGATGCTGAAGTAGATGACGGTTTATTACACTGCTTTATTATGACGAACCTGAATATGTTCAATACATTAACCGCAGGATTATCGTTATTGCTTGGCAATCTAAAAGAACACAAAGATGTTATTTATTTTACTGCCAAGCATGTTAAAGTCAGTTCAACCGATCCTGTCAAAACCAATGTAGATGGCGAAGAAGGCCCTCCTTTACCTGTGGATCTGCGGATTATTCCCGGTCATATTCGTGTAGTTGTACCTGAAGAATCGTAA
- a CDS encoding endo-1,4-beta-xylanase, producing the protein MSKSSLWKVIGTVALTGVLCTSTFAEYSYASLTSGSKFLGNIIAGNVPASYGNYWNQVTPENSTKWGAVEGNRNSMNWGQADMAYNYAQSKGYPFKFHTLVWGSQEPGWVSGLSAAEQKAEVTQWIQLAGQKYSKSAFVDVVNEPFHAKPSYSNAIGGSGATGWDWIVWSFQQARQQFPNSKLLINEYGVISDPNLADQYVKIINILKSRGLIDGIGIQCHHFNMNNVSTSTMTTVLNKLGSTGLPIYVSELDMTGDDATQLARYKEKFPVLWNHPSVKGVTLWGYIEGQTWEPNTHLLNANGTERPALKWLKQFFGKGITDGQSIMLEKDNLETTEVPAP; encoded by the coding sequence ATGTCAAAATCAAGCCTATGGAAAGTGATTGGAACGGTCGCATTAACAGGGGTATTATGTACATCTACTTTTGCAGAGTACAGCTATGCGAGTCTAACCAGTGGAAGTAAGTTTTTAGGTAATATTATTGCTGGGAATGTTCCCGCAAGTTACGGTAACTACTGGAATCAAGTGACACCGGAAAATTCGACCAAATGGGGAGCCGTTGAAGGCAATCGCAATTCGATGAACTGGGGACAAGCCGATATGGCGTACAATTATGCGCAAAGTAAAGGCTACCCTTTCAAATTCCATACTTTAGTCTGGGGAAGTCAAGAACCTGGATGGGTAAGTGGTCTATCTGCGGCAGAGCAAAAAGCAGAAGTAACCCAATGGATACAGTTAGCAGGTCAGAAGTATTCGAAATCTGCTTTTGTTGATGTAGTCAACGAGCCATTTCATGCCAAGCCATCTTACAGTAATGCGATCGGTGGAAGTGGAGCGACAGGCTGGGATTGGATTGTCTGGTCTTTCCAACAAGCAAGGCAACAATTTCCTAATTCCAAATTACTTATCAATGAATACGGCGTTATTAGCGATCCTAATCTAGCGGATCAATATGTGAAAATTATTAATATTCTCAAAAGTCGTGGCTTAATCGATGGAATCGGTATTCAATGTCACCATTTTAATATGAACAATGTATCGACCAGTACAATGACAACAGTACTGAACAAATTAGGATCGACAGGCTTACCGATCTACGTATCTGAACTGGATATGACTGGTGATGATGCCACTCAATTAGCACGTTATAAAGAAAAATTCCCTGTACTTTGGAATCACCCTTCTGTCAAAGGAGTGACACTATGGGGATACATCGAAGGACAGACATGGGAGCCGAATACGCATTTACTGAATGCGAATGGTACAGAACGCCCTGCACTAAAATGGTTAAAACAATTTTTCGGCAAAGGGATCACAGATGGACAGTCTATTATGCTGGAAAAAGATAACCTAGAGACCACTGAAGTACCTGCTCCATAA